The sequence caagaggtggcaccgcctggggctcagtctccgagccagactcaggcggtgcaaccgcccctgacagagaggtgcaaccgcctgggcccagtctccgagctctgccaggcgatgcaacctctccagtcaggaggtgcaaccgcctgatcccggaattccgggatttgatcgttttgagctccaaatttgaattgggttggggcctataaataccccactcattcagcacagaaagagcaagagacagacctacaccgaaatcttgattctttctgtgattctaagagctcaaaattattgtaaagcctttgagtctcctccttctgttctttaagcttctgaattgtaaaagtgaggagagaaaggttctgtaagggttgtctcctgagcccatcaaaaggagtgaaactgtaaaagggcagttgaccttcgcccattgaaggaaggcagctagttgacgtcagtgacctcgtcggaggaggaagccaaaagtggagtaggtcaagactgaccgaaccactctaaatctctggtttgcttttattttgagtaccttatcattactgcaaacttcctacataactactgctctctgcgcctttacgaataagttctaagtgctgatcttttcgaatatgcattcagacgtaaatctgtgtttttcgtacgatcagcttacgtttgtgttttgattctgcaaaactgtcttctgcgcttttatgaactagcttctaagtttagatctctttgaaactattttagacgcaaactacgtttagacgtaaaactgcgtttagacgtaaaactgcatttaaacgtaaactgcgcaaactgtgtttaaacataaaactgtgttttagacgtaaacttcttttaaacgtaaaactacgtttagacgtaaaactgcgtttagacgcaaactacgtttagacgtaaaactgtgtttagacgtaaactgagtttagacgcaaaactgtgtttagacgcaaactgcgcaaactgtgtttagacataaaactgtgttttagacgtaaactacttttagacgcaaactgcgtttagacgcaaactgagtttagacgcaaactgcgtttagacgcaaactgcgtaaactgcgcttaatcttaagatcgacttttacatcgaaatcgcttttattgaacaaacgcagctttcgtttttaatcgctgaaagatttccgctgcactaattcacccccccccccccctcttagtgctctcgatcctaacaggattaACTTTCACATCATTGTAACAACTTGGGAGAAATTGACATGGAGCCAGATAGCTTGCCCCTATAATTACAAATAATGCTAGTAACGAGTCATTCCAACGGTAAAGAGCAAAGTATCAAGtgatgaagatatatatatatatatattggaaaattacaaaaatatagaaaaatgGTTGCCTATGAACGGCTATTTGAGATGGTTGTTTGTTATTTCTACTCTTATCGTTTGGGCTTGTGCATGatccatggtttttttttttttccctactGACACGTTCTTGTGCACAGGAGAAGTCACTGCGGGAGCAAAACAAGATATTGGAGGAGGAGGTCAGCTACTGTTATCATCTCTTCCGTGTGAATAAAATTTCCAAGTGATAAtgcattcatctatattatcgtCTGAAGCAGCTGATGGAGAAGCAGAAGCTCATGGCTCCGTCCCACCAAGCACAGAGGCAACAGCAAAACCAGCTCCCATCAAGCTCGTCTTCACCGCCCTCATTTCCGATAGCCGGATTGATAGCTGAATCCAACCCTATTCTAAGCATCGGGTACCTCCTGAAGGCACGGATTTGCCTTTCTGAATTGCTCTGAGACTTTTTGTCACCGATTACTACATCCATGATGCAGAACTTTCCGAGGAAGGGGATCAGTGGATAGCGAAGCAGCAGCACAAACCCAGGTACGAAACACCAGCAGCTTGTTGCCGCCAATGGATGCTTGGCCATCCGAATGGTTAACTTCCATGTGCAACCTGAAGCTGTAGGTTGTGAATGGTACGACGATGGTGTTAGGCTACTGCTTCCACAAGCATGCACTTGAATATGGTCAGTATATATTATTCTTAGGTGTCCTAGGCGTATATTATCAATCAGAGAATCCTAGGACAAGATGGTTATGCAATCATATAAGTGTGTCTCGTGCATCCAACTCCCGTGCTCTCACTCTTGCAGATGTACAGGAATATATATGGCCACCATAAACAGCCTGACATGGGCTTCACTTCAAATGTTTGTGTTTGTCTTCTAATCACATCAAGTATTTAGCAGAGTTGACTAACATCAGCCTTGATGTTGTTTTCTCGTGTATGCAGAAGTAGCCAATAAGCATCATTTATGTAATAATAAGATGATGCATGGCTATGATGTCGCTATATATCAGGGATGCTAGGCTCCATGGCATTCTTGTGTAAAAGGCAAAGGTTGGGATATTTGCagctgccatatttgcaatggcaATTTAGGCTACAGTTTCattatttattgttattattttacaTTCTATGACTTGCTAATTAGCAAAAATAGTTATTACCGGAAAAAGTTCAAAGTGAAGTGTTGTCTCCGATGTCAGACAGGTGATGGTAGATTCACAAGCGACGGACATGGTGCTTTACCACAATACAATACGTGTTGGTGCAGTTAATGAGAAAAGATGTTACCGTATGTGCAGATTTGAATCAGATAAGATCAAGAAAGACTTGTGAGGTATGAATTGTTCAGTTTGATTGTTGCTTTTTTTATTCATTAAGAAGTCAATTCTTGAAACTGAAATCAGAAACGAAATACAAGCAAACTAATAATCTCGGCTCCGTTTATAATATACATAATTAATAATTATTGCAACATGGTCAGTtaaatatcatttataatatttgttATCATTGTTCTAAATATCTATGGCATCAGTATGCACCAATCGGCCTGATCTTGAATCAGAGAATTTTATCCAATTAACATCTAAAATCAAATTCCTTTCTATCTtctgttcctcttcttcttcttgtctacCGAAGTATCAAGATTTCAAATCATATTTAATACAATAAAAGGTGTCATTACTCATGATGATCCAGATAGGCTGATCATGAGTTACAGAAACTATTGGTGATCCAGGATGGATCAACATGAGCTTAAAATAACGTATTTCCCTATATTTGACAATGAAAGaaggatttttttatttattttttctaatagAGAAGAATTCGGGGCCTTGGAAGAAAATTGTTTATATGCAACTATACATTGAGTAATAGACTGATATAAGTCTTAAGATTCAACATTAATACTGCAAATTATCCATGCAAGCATGTCTAAGGCCCAATTTTTCTTTCTATGTTTCTGAATTAAgtaacttgaaaaaaaaaatacaaaataaaacaAGCATTTTAATCTCATGTTGACAGAATAAAAGTACGTTAAATCCACTTTTTCTTTCTCAGAAGAAAGAAACAACAAAATTAAAATGAGACGAAGTGTTATCTATCATTCATCTTTCGTTTAAACGTTGATCACATCTATGTGAGCGTTGCAGCTTCCATTGAGGGAATCGGGATTCACATTTCTTCGTTAAATTGCACCATCTACAAAAAGCCAAAGAAAAGGACAGAAATCAGAATAAGGCGTATCCAAAATTGATTTCAGCTACACTGTCAGATGTTGCTATCTATGTCACAACAACAATAACAGGTCACATAGTCCTAACTAATTAAGATGATACTAATTGTTTCACATTTTCTAACTATAAGATTTATAAATCTTCTTGGGACAGCGATTTTTCTTTATTTAATCTTCATCTATAATATCTAATTGTTCATAAATATCCAAACATTCTCTATATTCTCATTTCCGAGACGCCCACCACTCGGAATTAAAAAGCATCACTGAGAAGTTAACATACTTTATAATGAATCCTTGTTTTATTTCTTCAATCATTTTTGAACTTTTGTAGTTGTAATAAGTTGTTTGACCTCAAATGTCTCAACAACAGCATCTTACAGATCAGCATACATCTTAATACTCTACTGCCAGCATCTTACAGATCAGCATCACCCTTCTCTCCTCTCAAACCTGTAATCTGAATTGCCACACCTTGATTCATATTTGGAGGTTGGACATATGTCGAAAATCACTGTTAATGTATCATTCTTGAACTGTTCTAAATGTATAAGTTCCATGAACGAAATCATTTTGGTGATCATTCTTTTCTTCTCCCTAAATAGTGCCATGTCCATAATTGTTATGAGAAATAAAAAGGTGCTATAATCTGCATCAATTGTGTTCTACTTTATAATGACCATAGTTTGTATGTCACTGAATGACATCAGTGATGCCATTGAAAAGTCTTCTTGATTTCTTAAAGGAGATACCAGGAAGAATTGATGAATGAGACATGCCAGGCCAGTTAGTTGAAGTTATAATTCTAGTGCTAGCAAAGTAGCTGAACTGTAATGCCCTTCCGCCATTACAAAAACCTATATCTACTAGTCTGCAGGCAATGACTCCTCTGGTATGTGAGAACTTAGAAAGGTTCTAGTATACAATAACAAGCTAAGCTGTATTCTGCACTTTTTTTCCTACTTAATTCTGCCAAATCTACCTAAAACCACTATGCTATACACTAATTGAAATTAGAAACTGAATTTATAAGAGAGTCATAGACAATTGAGATGGACTGGATGAACAAACTTAGTTGAAATAAACAATAATTACAGTAGCACTTGGAAGAAGGGTTGTTACCTTGCTGCAGATTGGACAGGATTCACTTCTCTCCAACCATTCATATATACAGCTAAGGTGGTAAATGTGAGTGCACTTCAAAGGAATCCTTGGATTTTCATATGTGTACtctgcaaaaaataaaataaaacaaggaCAACAAGAAGTGAAATCCAGGTCGAGCCTAATAATTTGTCAATTTTGGTGGTAAATGTGAGTGCACTTCAAAGTAATTCTTGGATTTTCATGTGTACTCTGCAAAAATAAAATAAGTACAACAAGAAGTTAAATCCGGGTGGAGCCTAATAATTTGTCAATTTTGGTGGTAAATGTGAGTGTACTTCAAAGTAATTCTTGGATTTTTGATATGTGTactctgcaaaaaaaaaaaaaaaaaactaagtacAAGAGGAAGCGAAATCCAGGTGGAGCCTAATAATTTGCTATTTTATTAGTATTTGGACAGTTCCGATGGTTGAAATGAAACTCATGATtgctttctttcctttaacacAATCTGCTGAACCTTACAATATAATCATCATAAACCTGTTGAATTAAGCAATAATGTACAAGGAGAATATAATCAGTTGAAGCTCAAAAGTGAAAAAAGCAGCTCGCCATGTACAAGTAGACTAAAAAAGACAGTCCAGTGTGCGAGGCTACTGCTAATGCAAGGTATGGGAAGGAACAATGCATGTAGCCTCACCTGTACAAGTAGAGAATGATAAGGATGAAGATTATAATATCTTACTTCCTGCAAGAACTTGATTGTTCTTGCTCAATTGCAAATCCAAATTTGTCTATGAAAAAATAATCTAATTGTACCTATGATCAACTTCCAATTTGCAGCACTAATATATGCAAAATTTATGTGACCGGCTGGTCCTAAGCAATATAAATTCATAGGGCCTTATCGATAAGAAATAGAAGATCTCAAGAACTCGTGACAAAATAGCTAAACAGTCATTAATATATCTATACATTTCCATTCAACGTACCCTCAAGGCATATTGGACACACATCTTCATCCTCAGATTCTGAATGCAGATATGTTATTCCAGTAGTCATTTCTGATAATGGCTGCTTCGATGAACTCTCCGGAGATGACATCATGGATCCTCCTTCATActtggattcatttaaattctccATTAATTCTGTGTTCATATGAAAATCATATCTGAGTAATTGGGATTTTTCATGAAGAGGTATCGGACCCCTGGCACGCCGTAACACAAATCCATCATTTTGGCACTGTGAGTGAGAGCATCCAGGATCGGTGTGTGACAATGGCCTTGGAGAAGAAAGATCTGTATCATTTCTGGTATCGGTTTGCACCGAGGATGTAGAAGCTAGAGTGGTAGTCCCCTGCTCATCTGAAGGAGAAATATGTTCAATCTGCCGGAATCGTGGATGACGCTGCATAAAATACATATGTAAGTTACTGATTAATTTACCAAACAAATTGGCCATCAGTATAATCTCTCCCTTGATTAATACTGGGCAGATAATCTTCACATCAATTTGTTCAAACAAGAAAAGTAGTAACTTCAACCAGAGGTGATTAAGTTACTGAAAATTGGGAGTGATATCAAGAAATGTTGCACTAATTTCTAATATTTCCTAGTCAAAATGCACAATGTAACAAAGAAAAGTCTCTTAAAAAAGAAACACTATTAAAACATAAGCCAGTAAATGAGCTCCAGATGAGAAATTGGTCGAGCACATCCTCAAAATGAACTTGTTCACTCTCACAGTGACTCTACAGTGGTGGAGATTTTTCATTTTGTTACTGGATAATATATTCTAGTTAGTCATGTTGATTAGCAAGAGCCTGAATAATTAAACAGTTACCACGCTGATCAAGATATGTAGTGAGGTTTTTGTTTGATCATAAAGCTGGATTTGGCTAAAAGTAGGAGACCAAGAGAGCTCAATGCTCGAAACTATTAAACATTGTtcagatccaaggacattactTTCAACTGAGGAAAGACCAAAGTCAATTCTGTGGAATTTTACCAATGCATCTATCAGAATTTGGTATCAGTTAAATAACATACAAGAAGTTGAGTTACATTGGTCCAACACAATTAAGCCAGTCACTCCCAACTTCCTGCATCCAACCTAAACCCCATGATTTGGGTCAAACATACCCAATCGGCATGATCGAATTCAACTAATCTTATAAAAAACAACACATTTCACCAGAACTCAGAATCTAGGAACATAAACTCATGGCAAACAAACATATGCGTAGAACTCAATTTGCAAGTGCTATTTTTAGCAATAGTTGAGATTGATTAGAATTTTATTGATTGCTTAACAAGAAAGCCTGACTTGAATTTACATGTCTGTGTTCAGTTTCCAGATGAGATAATCTAGCCTAGGAACAAAAATTTCCATGTCAAGATTGGCCAGATCGATAATGATAAGCCCAATTTCTCAGAACCAAGCAATCCCGACTGCAGAATTAGCCAAACTGGTCAAACCCACATGATTTCCAGGCTTCATGCTCCTTTAAGTTTCAGAGTCACTGGACCAACAATGACCAGACGAGAAGTGGAGATGGATGTAAGGAGGACAAGTAGAATAGAGAATGCAAGGGAAAGGAGAAAGGGAGGCACCAAATTATCGACTATGCAATCTATCTAAATTCACATAACCTTGATGATGCTTTGCGATGATGTATGGTGTTggtatgtaaaaatattatttactaaGCTCACTTTAAGCCCATGATCTATCTTTTTCGTCATACTTATCACATTAAATTATAGATTTTTATAGATGAAGCATATAACCCTGGAAAATTCCTATGCATAAGTTAATCAAATTATCTTTTTCATAATAGGCCCCTGAGGACATAgattgtcaagaaaatgcaaacagACAAAGATTAAGCCACCATGTACATCTTGAAGTTTTACCGGTGAAGAAATCATAGTTCAGATACCTAATTATGACTTTTTTTTTGCAGCCAAATGGTTTATTTACATAGTTTTCAATTAGTCGAAGAAGTTCATAAAAACAATTTTTTGTGTGAAACAGGCAGTGTAATTTTTCATGAGAAGAAGACATGAACAAGAGAGCAAAAGAGTCATTCTTTTCTCACTCCCAAAGAAGTTATTCTGAAGGAATTACATGAAACATACCTTATTTTCAAGGAGATGAGTCAAGAATTCGAAACAGCTTACTCTCCAAGGAGCATGTTCACGCTCTTCCATGTTATCCTTCCAACGACCGAACAGCCCACCAATCCTTCCTCCTCTGTGTAATCTTCAAGAATTCTGCGCTTAAATTTACTACCTTGTGGAATCGAACAAACAAAGATGGTTCCTTTATCAGCATTAAAGTTCAACAAAATCTTAGAAAAAGAGACAACTTCTGCTCGGACGCCTTTCAAACTCCAATCTTCGCAAGATAAACTTACTACGAAAAAGAGCTATTAACTTCAACTTCTGCCAAAAGAAAAGAATCAAACAGACGAGAAAACATAACCAGTAACAAAGAAATCCATAGGATGTGCTTCGAAATTTCATCCGCGTGAATGCAACCAACGATAGACCACCAAAGAGACTGATTTGAGCGCAACTCAAACAAGTCCTTATAAATTCTTTGATTGCCAATCAATCCCaccaaaaaggaaaaataaagttAACGTTTTTATTTCCTTCCCGATACTTTCTTTCCTTCCTATGCTCACTACAAGAAAAACCGCACCTTTGAATCGTAATTGCAAAAAGAAAGGACTGCAGAATCTCCGACGGCGTCAATCAAGAATCCCATAGAAGAAAAGAGCCAAATCAGAGATGAAATAAGAGAGATTACAGGTAGAACGCGGAGCGAGTCCAGAAACCGAGTCGTTCTAGGAGAGAGGTTCTCGAACTGAGCCAAAGCTCTCACCCTTCTGTCTCTCCTATGGGAAGAGATGGGCGACGAGAGATGGGTGTATTGCACagcaatttaaatataatttcaatagactttaatatatatatatatatatatatatatatatatatatatagtaaaaaccATTTAATTCATGATTGAATTCGAGCTTTGTTGGTGATTCATATTTAATTAAGCATAtttgatttaaaataataattattactaataTGAGAATTTATATTGAAATAGATGATGAGTTTGGATTTCGATTGGATTCATTAGGAAAGTTATGGTATTGGAAAAACCTATTTTGGATAGAGAGATGGAGCACTATTTAGATTCCTATAATTTGATATAttgtcacaattttttttttttatttaatgtgaAATCTATAAGGAACATTGTTTGGTATGGTGTGTTTACATGTGACAAATACATATAACttcacatatatgcatatataactATCTACAcattaatccttttttttttgtcccaCTTTCGAGATATTCGATAATGTATTTAAGttcatatttaaaaattatttatcttatttaatataattaaaatttattttttaaaatcttgAGCGTTGAGACATCCGATCGCAATCGATCGATTAGTTAGTGTATTTTTGCACGAGTGATACTTCTATAATATAAGTCAATATTTGAGCATTCTGTATCTTATTTAatgtaattaaaatttatttttattaaaaaatcttaAAAGTAACCTAATTGGTGGATGATGTGATGTTTGAGATGAACTATATTTTTTATAGTAAAAGAGAATTCCTATTGAACATATATCTattgtatatgtgtgtgtatttatAAATATTGGGACCAACATGTGGTTTCTAAACTTTCAAAGTATATATAGATAATTTGAATTTAccaaatatattaataaaataaatatattataaatatatgaaataaaatgagtgattttcattaaaataaatattttttagattttttttatggaGATGATGCCCCCTTTTTCAATTTCCAATTTAGTGCTCTTATTTTTCTCGAATATCCTAAATATCATTTTCCCCTTTCAATAAAACAATTCATATTCGCAGTCGATTTGCATAGTAGTATGGTTCAATCTATTTTCCAAGTTAAATCGATTAAATTGGTATACCCTATTTAaccttcttcctttttcctcctctCCTCTTGATTTCATAttcattttatattttaagaaataaTATGTTGAactcaataaataaaattatatgtatATTCCTATAAAGAGTAATTTAAGAATTATCTAAAATCACATGCTATCTTCGAGaatagtttttattttaagaattatcttatatatttattaattaatattgCATGTAACACAAAAAATCATAAGAATTATCTTATTAACCTTTTTATAGTCTTCTCAACATAGTTAACTATTGAAACCAAGATATTCTTTTTTGACACTATTATTTTGATGTTGAagtaataattatttatatttaatatttatatttgtagGGATGAGTTTTTCAGCTTTGGGaggattttaaaaattttaaaaaaatatatatatatataatttacacactttctatttaaatttaaagaaagaataatagaattttctttttaaaaaattatatgttgcTAAGAACACAAGTTGATCTTCCTACCATACAATACATATaagaatatattttaattattactaAGAATAAACATAGCATGTGTGACAACAAATCCATTAAATCCTCAAGCAAGTTTATattaagaacaaaccaacaagtaGTAGTAGTTTCCTTCCACAAATGTCTACCAAAACTATTTGAGTCAATTGCCAATGGAAATTTTCCTTCTCTCCTCCTACACACCATTAATCATTCATCCATAGTTACATCTACAATGGAAATGGAAAtggaaatctcatattttgatttcaaaaatggaaataaataaataaataatatatatattttttgggggGAGTCTTTTTGTAGGAAAAAAGGCCCAATTGGAAGAATACCTGCAAATATGTGGCGCGCACCGGCGGTTGGGTTTGCGCGGGGTTGGGATCGGTTCGGCGCGGGCTCGCGAACCGAACAAGACAACGCTTTCACTTACTAATTCGAGCGTAAACCATTCGAAATCCAACGCAGCGGCGATGGGGTCTCACCAGCTTTCCTCGCCATTTCTTACCTTACCGCACCACACGACAGCCGAGGGAGATCTCCCCACCCACACGCCCCTTTCTCCGCCTATTTATGCATCCCTCCATCCTCCCTCTTTCTTCGCATAGGAGGCTGATAGGATAGATTAATGGATATGTTTTTGATGTAGGAAAGGCCACGTTCGTTCGTCTTCGCTCCTTCCATTTGCTTGCTGAGGCGGGCGGAATCGGAGGAAGGTAGAGGAAGCGCTTGAAGCTGAAAGAGAttccctttattattattattattattattattattaatttttgtttGTATGTTTGTCGATCGAAAGgaaaaagagagaggaagaggaagataagagtttgttgttgttgttgttgttgttgttgtttctcTGATGCCGCCTCGCAGATCTTAGAATCGCCCCGATTGCTCTTCTCGTCTTCGCTCCCGGCGCACGCTTCAGATCGGTGAGACCCTCCGTAGGTgccgtcttacttgtgatttctgATTTGGTTTCGCTTTGGCCCCATCCGCGAATCCCGTTGATTTTGCCCGATTTTATCTTCCTGGTCTCGATTGTGGTGTCGGATTCCTTTTTCGGTTTGTCCGATTCGGTTGAGCATCGAATCGCGTGCTCCTGTGATGGCTTTCTTATTCCCATCGGATCTACGCCATTTCTGATCGCCCGAGCTATCAAACATTTTGGAGGACTCAAAAAGGAATGTTCGAGTTGTTCTCTGAAGTCGATCATAACTATTTGCATCGATTCTTCAAaattgatttcttttcttttccatcaTTCATTCCGTTTGATTGGTAAagcgtgatttttttttttgtctggggGGTTGTATCTGTCTTGAATTGGTGGAATTCGGCTTCATCTGATTATGATTGTGGCAACGGGAAGTCAAGGATGCTTAATTTGCAGAAAACAGAATGCGGTCGGATCTTGGAAAGCTGTTCGTCGGTGGGATTTCCTGGGACACCAACGAGGAGCGCCTGCGGGAGTACTTCAGGAACTACGGAGAGGTGGTGGAGGCCGTGATCATGAAGGACCGGACCACTGGCCGCGCTCGTGGTTTCGGATTCGTTGTGTTCTCAGACCCGACCGTCGCCGAGCAGGTTGTCATGGAAAAGCATGTGATCGATGGTCGGATGGTAAATGTCCAGCCTTTTTTCTTCTGCTCTTTGAACATGCTTTAAAATATTTACGCTCAGCATTGCAAATTATAACTCGTGATTTTGATTCTGGACAATGTTGATGGCATTTAGTTTTAGACAATTCTCGATGATCAGCAATTCGTTCGTGAAACTGTTATATT comes from Musa acuminata AAA Group cultivar baxijiao chromosome BXJ3-3, Cavendish_Baxijiao_AAA, whole genome shotgun sequence and encodes:
- the LOC135632670 gene encoding E3 ubiquitin-protein ligase At3g02290-like, translated to MEEREHAPWRVSCFEFLTHLLENKRHPRFRQIEHISPSDEQGTTTLASTSSVQTDTRNDTDLSSPRPLSHTDPGCSHSQCQNDGFVLRRARGPIPLHEKSQLLRYDFHMNTELMENLNESKYEGGSMMSSPESSSKQPLSEMTTGITYLHSESEDEDVCPICLEEYTYENPRIPLKCTHIYHLSCIYEWLERSESCPICSKMVQFNEEM